A window of Ooceraea biroi isolate clonal line C1 chromosome 9, Obir_v5.4, whole genome shotgun sequence genomic DNA:
GTTGAGGGACACGGGGGGTGGGATTTGTCGAGTACGATTGATGAGTCGGGACGCCTGAGATTCTACAAAGGTTGCAAGGGAAAAGGACGATCGAACGACCTCGTCATGGCCGATAACGAGCAGAAGGCGTTGCAACTGGTCGCGGAGGCCGAAAGAAAGCTGTCGTCATCGAAGGGCTTCTTCGGCGCTCTATTCGGGTAAGCTGATCGATTTATCACTTGAACTCGCCCGATCGCGAACGGATAAATCCCGCTTCTCTCAGTCTTGTGTCGCGCGGTCGTGCCCGCTCGATCGCGAGTTCCAAAGTGCACGGTGCTTCGACGATCGATGGTACTGCGCATTATTCGGCTCACGTCGTCTAAAAAATAACAGGTCGCGATTCtgcatgtgtgtatatgcCGTACGTTGATGCGTAACATCTGTGTACGGTATTATTGTTTGACACGTACAACCGAGGTTTTGTCCAAGACGTTTCTCAGCGTGTTGGTTTTctcttaaatatattttctccgGTATATTTTGCGTATTTTTATCCGTCGCGATATTCTCTTGCGAATAGTAATCATAGTTGCAACGCATTTCCTTACATTGACGAGTCACGCTTTCATTGGTTTTGCATAGACTGCAACTGATAATGTGCAGTATCACGAGATAATGACGTCTGCTTACCTAAATATCACCGTTAAATTAGTTAGTCAAATGGTTAACTTTACAGGAGTTCATCAAAAGTCGAGGAAGCGGTAGAATGTTATCAACGGGCAGCAAATATGTTCAAAATGGCAAAGAAATGGAGTTCGGCAGGGAAAGCGTTTTACGATGCTGCTGATTTACACGCAAAGGCGGGTAGTCGTCATGACGCAGCTAACAATTATGTGGATGCTGCCAATTGCTTCAAAAAGTCTGATACAAATGGTACGACAGTGACTCTACGGACAgcgaaattttaatcaaattgttGTTTATTTGCTAAACAAAATGATACGATAAATTTAACGTGCTCGATGGTTCCTTTTCTTGCAGAGGCGATTAGTTGCTTGTTAAAAGCCATCGAGATTTATACTGACATGGGTCGCTTTACAATGGCGGCAAAGCATCACCAAAGCATAGCCGAGATCTATGAGAGCGAAGCGGTCGATTTGGAACGCGCGGTGCATCATTATGAACAAGCAGCGGATTACTTCCGCGGTGAAGAAAGCAATTCCTCCGCGAACAAGTGTCTACTTAAAGTTGCGCAATACGCCGCGCAACTTGAGAATTACGATAAAGCCATTCAGATTTATGAACAGGTAAAGGGCTCGAAATTCCtgcagtaataaattattaaaatttccgcAAATCTAAGCTGAGATGACTCGAATACaaatttgttttcgatttGTTTTGCAGGTTGCCTCCACGTCATTAGAAAGTTCTTTACTAAAGTACAGCGCCAAGGAATACTTCTTCCGCGCTGCGTTGTGTCACTTGTGCGTGGATTCGTTGAACGCTCAATACGCGATCGAACGTTATCAGGAGCAGTATCCTGCTTTTCAAGATTCCAGAGagtataaactaataaaagtGGGTGTTCACGCTTACTTCCACGCTTAAGTTTAACTTTCTTTCATTCGATAAATGTTGATAAACCTGTTTATATAATGTCGTTTGATAATTTGTGTACATCCACAGGCGCTGATAGAACACTTGGAGGAGCAAAACCTCGAGGGTTACACAGAAGTGGTGAAGGAGTACGATTCGATTTCAAGATTGGATCAGTGGTATACAACAGtattattacgtataaaaaagcaaattagCGATAATTCGGATCTGCGCTGATCAGTTGTTTCTCGTCTGCGCTATTTTCTGGcaacgatattattattccaacTTCGTGTATACTCCTTTTTAAGTCGTGTCCTGCTTTTAGCGGAAACTAAAgtagttttcattttttatatccgGATATAAATTGCTCATGTAATTGCCCCTCGTGCTTTCAATCGATTTTCGTTATTTATCTGCAGATCCCTTTAAGTCGTTTTGTTATCTATCGAAATCATAAAACGTGATTATACAAGGAATGTGAGAGACGATTACTTCGAACATTACAGCCTcatagttatattttttattacgcaaaATACGCAGTCCTACTATTAGGTACTTTGGcgagtattatatttttgtttttgttagaAAGTAATTGTTAGTAAGTCTAGAAAACTCTTACCTTGTGCTTaccttatttatatatatatatatatatatatatatatatatatcattcttCTGTAAATGCTTGCtatctaaaaattaattcgatcATGATCCTTTAGGTTCGAATTTCAAATAGTATATCATGTTGATCAATAtcttattcaattttttcaccTTTGGCTGACTTGTAACAAACAAGCAAATACTGTATATTATTtgaatgtatataatttacatttaacagAGGATGACTttcctttatttctttataaaaacataactactaatatatttcatttttaaaaaattatgaggAGTTATTCTATTATGAAGCACGACTTCGTCATTTGTTATCCTTGTATTGCACTGTTGCTGTTAAGGTaacgaatataataatgtacatttatttggtaaatttttcaatcttagtttattttgtttctACCGTGTTTGTTTCCATCTAGTCCATCCTTCTCTATCTTTTGCGTTGTTCgttttattcgaaaatatgGCTGCTACTATTTAGGTTTACAGTTTGTCGTTTGAATTAACTCGTATGCCAGCGcgtacattatacatattcCTTCCCAATATTAAACTGACGATACACACATTGCTATAGCCATTACAGAATGTTTTTCGCAATAATATTAGTGTCTAATCTAATTAGTACGTATCGCCTATGGACAAGTGTACTCTTGCAAAACTATTAAAAGGAAACAAATAGGGAACACGATCGCGAAGTGCATTTATAGATGGAATAATGATCGGATGTAGGGTTTTCTACATTCTCTTTCCATGTTCTGTAATTCGTTTTTATGGTTCATTCATCGTGAGCGATATAACGTAGCCGTAATTTCACGACACATTGTACGAGTCACCTGATTTGATTTAACTTATGGAGGATTGATACGATAGATGCAAAACGTAACTATGAATGTTAGGGAACTCGAATGAATTAATGCCATAGCAGTTGCAGGGTACACATAAGcataaatctataatttaGCGAACGTAATGCTCGAAATTCATTTGACGACGATCGTATTGAGAAtctttgcattttatataagAGCAGGTATATTGGTACGTTTCAAggatatacaatatataatataaaaaaataaataaaattccgcTGTTAACTAGGAGTAGTAAGAACTATTTGCATGCACATGAATAATGAAACATGCACTAGCGTAAGCATATGTATACTCATTaaagaagagggagaggacacgtataataaaactttcagaCTCTACACACATGGCGTACGTTGTTTTCCGGAAGAAGCGTGCGAGGGAAAATCATG
This region includes:
- the LOC105279504 gene encoding alpha-soluble NSF attachment protein, with the translated sequence MADNEQKALQLVAEAERKLSSSKGFFGALFGSSSKVEEAVECYQRAANMFKMAKKWSSAGKAFYDAADLHAKAGSRHDAANNYVDAANCFKKSDTNEAISCLLKAIEIYTDMGRFTMAAKHHQSIAEIYESEAVDLERAVHHYEQAADYFRGEESNSSANKCLLKVAQYAAQLENYDKAIQIYEQVASTSLESSLLKYSAKEYFFRAALCHLCVDSLNAQYAIERYQEQYPAFQDSREYKLIKALIEHLEEQNLEGYTEVVKEYDSISRLDQWYTTVLLRIKKQISDNSDLR